The following nucleotide sequence is from Macaca fascicularis isolate 582-1 chromosome 15, T2T-MFA8v1.1.
TGAGCCTGTCTCCATCTCTGCATACGAAGCTGGGGGAGATCATCTCCAAGACTCTCTGACATCTAATGTTATGCCTCTATGGCTTCAATCTGCAAAGGTTCCTATATGCCCTAATtttatgggtttttgttttaacatttagTTAAGTTCAGTAGTCGATTTTTAAACCCAGAAAGTGAGCGTACCAATAGTACATACCATAAAAGTCACGTGGTGACCTTCTTATAAAACCGTAACAGTGTAGCTCAGTGTGGGTCATTTATCTTTTCCAAGACTTCAGACTTTCACAGATTGGGTTTTCTTAGGGCAGAGCATACCTGGTGCACAGGCCACAGGAGGAAGGGGCGTTGCTGAGCATGAGAGGAATTCCTTAGGTGATCATATAAAAGTAGGATGAAATCCTTTGTCAGAAAGGCCACGGAAGCTTCTATTATGTTTGACACTGGCAGTGTGCTGTCACAAATGGCCATCCCTGCACAAATGTGTTGACCTTTTCAGCTCCCCTCACCCCAGCATCTCCAGAGCCACCCCTGGCATAGGGGCCTCATTACCCAGACGAAGGCTCCTGCTGTTCCCAGCACCCAAAGTGTCCCCACCAGCCAGCCTGTCACACCTGGTCCTGCTGTTCTTCTACTCAGAGCCCTCCCTGGTGGTCCGATGGAAACATGGGCAAAAGGTCTAGATGACCACATTCCCACTAGAATGTCAAAAACGAGGGGAAAAAAGCAACTGACAGTACCAAGTGCTGGCAGGCTGCAGAGAGGCAGGAGCTCCCCAGCATGCAGGTGGGAAAGGAGCAGCCACCTTAGAGAACTGTCgggcagtttcttataaactTAAACATGTATTTACCATATCAGCAGTCCCACTCCTGGGCATTGCcctagagaaatgaagacttaggTCCACACAAACATTtgtacatggatgtttatagcaacgTTATACATAAtcaccccaaactggaaacaactcagatgACGTATACCTGGTAGGAAACCATGGCCCATCCACATGATGGAACACTACTTGGCAGAAGAGAGGAACGAACTACtgatacacaaaacaaaatgCGTGGCTCTCAAAAACATTAGAAACTAGACTGAAAGGGCTatgtattgtatgattccatttatgtaacactctggaaaaggcaaaactgtagagacagaaaacagatcagtgctCTTTGGTGGCCAGTGACTGCTGGAGGGGGAAACAAGGAATTCTGGGGAGTGACAGAATGTCCTATATCTTACTTTTGGTGGTGGCTAAATGACAatgtgcatttgtcaaaactcagaacTTATGTACTAAAAATAAGTTTTACTACATACAAATTATACCTCATGAAAGCTGATTTTTAAGAAACATCAGTAGGAAATCATCATTTGATTTGGAGGAGTTTGCTTTATACCTGACTGCTATTCTGCAGTAAATAGCTATCTTTTCTGCAAAGTTTATATATTTGAAGATTATGAAATTAGTCTATTCAGGATCAATTTTTaggatgaaattaaaatataatcttcATAGAGCAATGAGAAtcgtccattttttttttttttaagagacagggtctcactctgttgcctagactggtttCAAACTACTGGGCTAAAGCCAttcccccacctcaacctccttagtagctgggactacaggtgtatacaaCTGCACTTGCCTAAgagtcatttactttttttttttttttttttttgagatggagtcttgctcagttgcccaggctagagtacagtggctcaatctcagctcactgcaacctccacctcctggattcaaacgattctcctgcctcagccttctgaggagctgggattacatgcatgccctaccacacccggctaatttttgtatttttggtagagatggggtttcgccatattgtccaggctggtctcgaacccctgacctcaggtaatctggccacctcagcctctcaaagtgctgagattacaggcatgagccaccatgcccagctgctaaGAGTCATTTACTTCTAAAGCACAAAATAAAGCAGAAGTGAACATCTCTTACCAGTGAGCTCCAGACTTGTTATCTGTGGTGCTGTGAGTGGTGGTATCTGGGTGAGCAGGGCGTTGATGCAGCTGATGGTCCTGTAGGACAGAGAGCACCCACTTGGCAGGCGCAGTGTGCCTCTGGGAGGAGCAGGAAGTGGGGATCGAGAGGGCATTCGGAACGTATCTCCTCTTACCGGGTCCTCctcgtcttcctcctcctcctcatcctcctcaccctcctcctcctcatcctcctcctcctcctcccttccttggCGTTGCTGCTGGTGTGccagcctcctctcctctccaggcctctgctttctgtctcctcctctgCTGTCCCCCTCACTGTAAAGTTGCCTCTGATTTCTAGATTCAGGGGTCTCTGTCTTTTGCTCTGTATCTTCTTTCATTGCTTCATCCTCCTCAGATTGAAGTGCTTCTTTTCTTACTATTTGGTCCATTCCCACCTGAGGAGGTGGCAGTTGCTTATGAAGTAAATTGGTAGGTTCTCTTTGTTCTGAAGAATCACCAGAAAATTCATTTCTATCATTTAATGCTATACCACTGAGTAGAGAATAGGAGACTAATGACCACGCAAGGATGAGGTAGCAGAGATAAGTTGAtgatattaataaaagaaaaaatcataacaaaaatGAGATTAGTAAATATTATTCCCTCCAAGTATTTGAGTGCAATTTAAAGATGAAATGCACCTTGAAATTTTTGCTTAAAAAGTTTTAATAgtcactttatttctattttgtaagaTCTCTTACATTTTTTTCACCTGTGGACCttaatactaatttttatattaaataacttAATGCTTATTTTTGCTAACATATCATGCTACCTGGTGACTAAGGAGGGAATAATATTGCCACATGAGGCAAAATGGTAAGCAATCCTGTTGTGAGATTGTGTTATAATCAGATGTGATACCTTTATAATAGATACTGTTCTGTTCACTAGGGCTATTGCTAATGTGAGAATTTGTAGACTGTTTACCAGACATTAAAAAAGTGAAACAGGTGTATATTTTAATTGCTTATAGCAGTGAAACCAACTTTTGTTATAGATTTGTCACTATTTTTGTCCCTGGCATCCTAGTGTCATCCTCTGAAATTCAGAGTTATAGAGAGAAAGttgtcctcctcctctctcccagaTTCTATACTTAAATCGTCTTTACTACCTGAGACCTACAAATGACGTTCTGGACTTAAGTGATGTTGCTTTAACTTAGACATATGCACAGGAGTGCTGTTTATCCTTCCATGACGGTGGGAGTAGAATAAATGATAGTAGACAGTGAATCTACATTTATATTCAGCTGTTAAATCTTTGGCAGAAAGTGGGGAAGACAAGACAAAGACTAGATTCAAATTCACTCTCTGAGTAAACAGTTCTAGGAAGAACTGATTTCACAgtgcataaattttttttttttcccctgagacagagtcttgctctgttgcccaggctggaatgcagtggcatgatctcagctcacttcaccctctgcctcccgggttcaagcgattctcctgcctcaacctcccaagtagctgggattacaggcaccccgccactatgccaggctaatttttgtatttttagtagagatggggtttcaccgtgttgactaggctggtctcgaacacgtGACCcattgtgatcctcccgcctcagcctccccaagtgctgggattacaggtgtgaactaccatacccagccagggtgcatacattttctttcatcaagATTTATAAATTTACTTAATCATCTGCCTACTCTTATTTAATACTATATATAAACTACTCCCAAAAAGAACTCaggaaatataattatttggAGAAATTACTTGAGATATCAATTCAGTATGTATTATAAAGTCTGTGAGTTTTTTCACATCTCTAGCAAAACATGCAGAAGGAGAATAGGAAAAAGTTAGTAAAAGGAAACTAAAGCTATCatattgaaacatttaaaatccttCCTGTATATCcaagtttatttttccaaaataactaCATTTCAAGAATACTCCAAgtcttttgaaaaaatgtctgaGAATTTGTGACTCTTACTTTGTAAACCTTGTATTTATTTCACTCCAAGGAATCCGTTTCATTGAACACTTTTTTCCTAACTCTCTTTAAACGTTAGTGAAATATTTGGTAGTATAAAGCAAAACACAATTTCTAAAACGTCAAAAGTTTTTCCTGGCAGGAGACTTTTGTAGACACCTACCCTGTGATCATCTGTGTGCATGGGAGCAATCTACCTCGGTTATAGACAAGAGAAGATGGCCCTATCCCTTCCCAGCCAagtatttaacaagtatttatttgcttattttcataAGGTGTTGGTTAGGCTTTTCTCAGAGGAGACTGGGCCTCCCGGGAAGGGTCCTTCATTCAGTCAGGTATGAGCCTCATTGGAGAAGGGGTCCATGAGCAGCCAACAAAACCCATGCTGTGATCTCCTGCACACAGAAGGGCCACGTGAGAAAATCATGCTTCAGGCTACACTTCTGCATTTTCCTGGGATTATCCAAGCAGCGATGTGGGTTCCTGTGCTGCCTTTGAGTGGCTGGGTATAGCCAGAGGGCTGGGGCTTTATTCTCTTTAGATGCAAATCACTCTTCCTTTGTTTACCCTGGCTTCACGGTGATAAAGCCATGTTGGGGTGGATTAAGTGGGATAATGCACACATAGACCAAAGCAGAGCCCTTAACTCAGTAAGAATTCAGGGTCTGTTAGTTGTAGAAATTCTCTTACCGTACCTCTAAAGCTGAGAGTTAAATGTGGAATGTAATCTCATCCAAGTTTACTGAATCTGATAGAGCTAGAACTATAAAGCCACAGTCTATTATTTATATCCCCTACCATGCATTTTCCCAGATATTTTCTATGTTAATCAACATTCTGCCAATATTTTAAGTACTCAGATGACTAACGTATCATAATTTTAATCTAAAATtagtaacaaaaacaaatggaagttaAAGATCAATCACACACTGATATTTTGCTTAGCTAAATCTCTATACCAGTAGCAGAGCAGACAGGGCAGCATTCCCCTTCAGGTATAACTGTCTGGGGGCACCTCTGGGGATGGCACATGGTTTCATCACAAAGCACTCTTCCATCTGAGCAGAGGCAGGTAGTGCAGGGCTCAGGGGACCACACAGCTTTGTTGTACATGGTTATGCCCTTTACCAAACAGTGTCCCTtctttcctagaagaaaacaaaagcacaaatttaaatttcttatgtGGTTACCagcaactgtgaatggaagtAAACACAATGTGAAGTCAGACTGCTCTGACCACACAAGAGTAGAATTCTACGTGCATTCATGTGTAGGGTAAAAATGTCATATAGACAAGAAATGCTGAAATGCTTTTCACAGGCTCTCCTCTCAGCCCCTTCACTTAGGCTCTAAGAGTGAACTCCCTCATGGTAACTTGGGGCTGAACTGCGCTTCCATTTTGTATCCATCAGGGTAGATTAAATTATACAACAGCAACAAACAATCCCCAAATCtcagttatttttcatttatactttGTGTCTAATGTGGGGACACAGGGGCTCAGCTCATCATATTCACTCAGGATTCATCTATAAGTAGGCTGTCCCGATCACTGCGATAGTGGGAATGTGAGGTTACAAATCACACTTGAACTCTAAAAGTGTCTAATTACACTGACCAATGCAAATTGTACGGCCACACCAAACTTCCAAAGCCACCAGCCAATCCAGTTCCATCATGTGATCGGAGAGCTGAGCTAGCACTAATGACAAGCTCACAGCCCACCCTTGATGTGCACATGGGAATAGGTGAAACCAGACAGCATGCTTCTATGGTGCTTCTCAGTGAGACACTGAGCTATCTTTTTTATGGTTTATTATGCTATTGAAATATTCACATACTATAatattcacccttttaaagtgtataatactgtctgggcgcggtggctcatgcctgtaatcccaccactttgggaggctgaggcgggtggatcacttgagaccaagagtttgagaccagcctgggcaacatggtgaaaccccatctctaaaagctgaggcatgagaatcacttgaacccaggaggtgaaggttgcagtgagccaagatcgttccactgcactccagcctgggcgacagagcaagactctgtctctaaataaataaataaacaaataaagtgcATGATGCAGTGCATATATTCATTTTCCGACATACAAGATTGCAGATATGTGGATAAGTGTATCAGCTAAGCAGACCGTTAGAAAGCTGAGGAGAATATTAGGGGGGATGTTTTTCTTCCAATCCAGGTGTCATTCCAGATAACTTTCCTCCATCTGAGCCACTATCCCCAAGTTCCACCCCCAAATGAGCCTCTCAACGTTAGTCCCCTTCTTTCCCCGACCACTAACTCAGCCCAATTCAGGCCCTACCCATCTCTCATTTGGATACTTGCAATAGGCTAATCCCACCTACCCAGTTGCTCCTCTGAACAAAAATACACATATGAGTTTCTTCCGGGTTATCAAAAGCACGCTATCAAAATGTccatggccattttttttttgcagaaatggaaaagcagaTCCTTAAATTCATTTGGAACTATAGGGGatcccaaataaccaaagcaatcttgagaaaaaagaacaaagttggagatcTCACACTTCCAGATTTCAAAACACTCACTACAAAGACACAATAATCAGCTTTTGTCAGTGTGATACTAgtataaggatagacatataggcCAGTGGAACATTGAAAGTCGGACATACATCTGTGAACAACTGATTTTCAAGAAAGGTGTCAAGACCATTCAGTGGAGGAAAGAACAATCTTCAACAACTGGTGCTGGGACAACACcagcaaaagaatgaagctgaatCCCTGCCTTTCaccaaatacaaacattagcttaaaatggatcaaagacctaataTATCTTATATTTAGACCTTTGCTCTAAATATAAGAGGTAAGACTACAACACTCTTAGAAAAATCCATAGGGGTAAATCTTTATAACCTCATATTTGGCAgtggattcttagatatgacacctaaagaaaaagataaattagactttatcaaaatttaaaatttggtgcatcaaaggacattgttaagaaagggaaaagacagtatacacaatgggagaaaatatgtgaaatcatatatctgataaggtcCTGATATCCAGAATATtcataaagaactcttataactgAATTACAGAAAGGcaatgcaattaaaaaatgggcaaaacttGCCCAatacagtggctcttgcctgtaattccagcactttgggaggccaaggagggaagatttcttgaggccaggaatttgacaccagcctggacaacataatgggatgctgtctctacagaaaaagttaaaaagttagccaggtgcggtggtgcattcttgtagtcccagctacttgggaagctgaggcagaggatcactgaagcccaggagttcaagactgcagtgagctatgattgtaccactgtattccagcctgggcagcagagcaagaccccatctcttaagaaAGAAATAGGCATAGGAGTTGAATATGCAGATAGACAACatgcacataaaaagatgcttaacatcattagttgttagggaaatgcaaatcaaaaccacaatgagataccacttcataaaAGAACagctataattaaaaataaatagttgttggCAGGAATGTAGAGAAAGTGGAATCCTCTTCCATTGCTGGTGGATATATAACAgtgtagccactttggaaaacatctGGCAGTTcatcaataaattaaatatagaattaccaaATGGCCCAACAGTTCTCctcctaagtatatacccaaaagaattgaaaataggtgttgaaat
It contains:
- the ECM2 gene encoding extracellular matrix protein 2 isoform X3, with amino-acid sequence MKIAVLFCFFLLIIFQTDFGQNEEIPRKQRRKIYHRRLRKSSTSHKHRSNRQLGTPQTTIFTPVARFPVVNFDYGMEEKFESFSSFPGVESSYNVLPGKKGHCLVKGITMYNKAVWSPEPCTTCLCSDGRVLCDETMCHPQRCPQTVIPEGECCPVCSATVSYSLLSGIALNDRNEFSGDSSEQREPTNLLHKQLPPPQVGMDQIVRKEALQSEEDEAMKEDTEQKTETPESRNQRQLYSEGDSRGGDRKQRPGEERRLAHQQQRQGREEEEEDEEEEGEEDEEEEEDEEDPVRGDTFRMPSRSPLPAPPRGTLRLPSGCSLSYRTISCINALLTQIPPLTAPQITSLELTGNSIASIPDEAFNGLPNLERLDLSKNNITSPGIGPKAFKLLKKLMRLNMDGNNLIQIPSELPSTLEELKINENNLQAIDKESLSGSYYSQDNKFTTNPKYLKNYTTYSPQCHAFCILDRQFCRFFEVTN
- the ECM2 gene encoding extracellular matrix protein 2 isoform X4; the protein is MKIAVLFCFFLLIIFQTDFGQNEEIPRKQRRKIYHRRLRKSSTSHKHRSNRQLGTPQTTIFTPVARFPVVNFDYGMEEKFESFSSFPGVESSYNVLPGKKGHCLVKGITMYNKAVWSPEPCTTCLCSDGRVLCDETMCHPQRCPQTVIPEGECCPVCSATEQREPTNLLHKQLPPPQVGMDQIVRKEALQSEEDEAMKEDTEQKTETPESRNQRQLYSEGDSRGGDRKQRPGEERRLAHQQQRQGREEEEEDEEEEGEEDEEEEEDEEDPVRGDTFRMPSRSPLPAPPRGTLRLPSGCSLSYRTISCINALLTQIPPLTAPQITSLELTGNSIASIPDEAFNGLPNLERLDLSKNNITSPGIGPKAFKLLKKLMRLNMDGNNLIQIPSELPSTLEELKINENNLQAIDKESLSGSYYSQDNKFTTNPKYLKNYTTYSPQCHAFCILDRQFCRFFEVTN